A single region of the Labeo rohita strain BAU-BD-2019 chromosome 3, IGBB_LRoh.1.0, whole genome shotgun sequence genome encodes:
- the LOC127161389 gene encoding GTPase IMAP family member 9 isoform X2, with the protein MASEGKGDSDDLRIVLLGVSGAGKSSIGNAILGREAFKESRTRESEIQTGRIEDRNISIIDTPGFFNTHLTDEELQEQMMKSLDLCDPGSDVFLLVINLETFEEDERNIVEKIEEIFSVRALKITMVLFIGRELMSKKEWKNFKFGEKFEDLVSKCRAYHEINRNDESNQICIKNLLNKIEELIKQNDEQHFKSKVDSVSQKRKTKEKKKQVENSRIKEQEKGRQEQAMLETFEINSTMEEGATLFEPEEFQLRKTTTNVCEDTVLQGMISLYRLSHERMGEDNEVKTQEDHWKMRQKKGQTTEEKHLTQADENFKLNNFTLFTNVVKPS; encoded by the exons ATGGCATCTGAGGGCAAAG GTGATTCAGATGATCTGAGGATAGTTCTACTGGGAGTTTCTGGTGCTGGAAAGAGTTCAATAGGAAATGCAATACTGGGTCGAGAGGCGTTTAAAGAAAGCAGAACCAGAGAGAGTGAGATACAGACAGGAAGAATAGAAGACAGAAACATCTCCATCATTGACACTCCAGGATTCTTCAACACTCACCTGACTGATGAAGAGCTGCAGGAGCAGATGATGAAGAGTCTGGATCTCTGTGATCCTGGTTCTGATGTGTTCCTGCTCGTCATCAACCTGGAGACCTTTGAAGAAGACGAAAGGAACATTGTTGAGAAAATAGAGGAGATCTTTAGTGTTCGAGCTTTAAAGATCACCATGGTGCTGTTCATTGGAAGAGAACTAATGTCAAAGAAAGAATGGAAGAATTTTAAATTTGGTGAAAAATTTGAGGACCTAGTCAGTAAATGTAGAGCATATCATGAGATCAATCGTAATGATGAGAGTAATCAAATTTGCATCAAAAACCTTTTAAATAAGATTGAAGAACTCATCAAACAGAATGATGAGCAGCACTTTAAGAGCAAAGTTGACTCAGTGTctcaaaaaaggaaaacaaaagaaaagaaaaaacaagtaGAAAACAGCAGAATAAAAGAGCAAGAGAAAGGGAGACAAGAACAAGCAATGCTGGAGACTTTTGAAATTAACAGTACAATGGAAGAAGGAGCAACTCTGTTTGAACCTGAAGAGTTTCAACTAAGAAAGACAACAACCAACGTATGTGAAGATACAGTTCTACAAGGTATGATTTCATTATATAGACTCTCACATGAAAGAATGGGAGAGGACAATGAAGTCAAAACACAGGAAGACCACTGGAAAATGAGGCAGAAGAAAGGACAGACAACAGAAGAAAAACATCTAACTCAAGCAGATGAgaactttaaattaaacaattttactttatttacaaatgttgtGAAACCTTCCtaa
- the LOC127161389 gene encoding GTPase IMAP family member 9 isoform X1, with the protein MASEGKGDSDDLRIVLLGVSGAGKSSIGNAILGREAFKESRTRESEIQTGRIEDRNISIIDTPGFFNTHLTDEELQEQMMKSLDLCDPGSDVFLLVINLETFEEDERNIVEKIEEIFSVRALKITMVLFIGRELMSKKEWKNFKFGEKFEDLVSKCRAYHEINRNDESNQICIKNLLNKIEELIKQNDEQHFKSKVDSVSQKRKTKEKKKQVENSRIKEQEKGRQEQAMLETFEINSTMEEGATLFEPEEFQLRKTTTNVCEDTVLQGGSQYWQCVLGSFVFFCWSSHCSISSSQQRETLLSFFKVPFKVSMFTRWPYLQGRWAALNLNEQGNPEISKTAVWNCN; encoded by the exons ATGGCATCTGAGGGCAAAG GTGATTCAGATGATCTGAGGATAGTTCTACTGGGAGTTTCTGGTGCTGGAAAGAGTTCAATAGGAAATGCAATACTGGGTCGAGAGGCGTTTAAAGAAAGCAGAACCAGAGAGAGTGAGATACAGACAGGAAGAATAGAAGACAGAAACATCTCCATCATTGACACTCCAGGATTCTTCAACACTCACCTGACTGATGAAGAGCTGCAGGAGCAGATGATGAAGAGTCTGGATCTCTGTGATCCTGGTTCTGATGTGTTCCTGCTCGTCATCAACCTGGAGACCTTTGAAGAAGACGAAAGGAACATTGTTGAGAAAATAGAGGAGATCTTTAGTGTTCGAGCTTTAAAGATCACCATGGTGCTGTTCATTGGAAGAGAACTAATGTCAAAGAAAGAATGGAAGAATTTTAAATTTGGTGAAAAATTTGAGGACCTAGTCAGTAAATGTAGAGCATATCATGAGATCAATCGTAATGATGAGAGTAATCAAATTTGCATCAAAAACCTTTTAAATAAGATTGAAGAACTCATCAAACAGAATGATGAGCAGCACTTTAAGAGCAAAGTTGACTCAGTGTctcaaaaaaggaaaacaaaagaaaagaaaaaacaagtaGAAAACAGCAGAATAAAAGAGCAAGAGAAAGGGAGACAAGAACAAGCAATGCTGGAGACTTTTGAAATTAACAGTACAATGGAAGAAGGAGCAACTCTGTTTGAACCTGAAGAGTTTCAACTAAGAAAGACAACAACCAACGTATGTGAAGATACAGTTCTACAAG GAGGAAGTCAATATTGGCAGTGTGTTTTGGGctcatttgtgttcttctgctggTCGTCACACTGCAGCATATCATCTTCACAGCAGAGAGAGACTTTACTGAGTTTCTTCAAAGTCCCTTTCAAGGTAAGTATGTTCACTCGGTGGCCATATTTGCAAGGCCGGTGGGCAGCTCTTAATCTAAATGAACAGGGGAATCCAGAAATCTCAAAAACAGCTGTCTGGAATTGCAATTAA
- the LOC127161389 gene encoding GTPase IMAP family member 9 isoform X3 has product MASEGKGDSDDLRIVLLGVSGAGKSSIGNAILGREAFKESRTRESEIQTGRIEDRNISIIDTPGFFNTHLTDEELQEQMMKSLDLCDPGSDVFLLVINLETFEEDERNIVEKIEEIFSVRALKITMVLFIGRELMSKKEWKNFKFGEKFEDLVSKCRAYHEINRNDESNQICIKNLLNKIEELIKQNDEQHFKSKVDSVSQKRKTKEKKKQVENSRIKEQEKGRQEQAMLETFEINSTMEEGATLFEPEEFQLRKTTTNVCEDTVLQGGSQYWQCVLGSFVFFCWSSHCSISSSQQRETLLSFFKVPFKARPAIAQHTTLPSGLYGNQSF; this is encoded by the exons ATGGCATCTGAGGGCAAAG GTGATTCAGATGATCTGAGGATAGTTCTACTGGGAGTTTCTGGTGCTGGAAAGAGTTCAATAGGAAATGCAATACTGGGTCGAGAGGCGTTTAAAGAAAGCAGAACCAGAGAGAGTGAGATACAGACAGGAAGAATAGAAGACAGAAACATCTCCATCATTGACACTCCAGGATTCTTCAACACTCACCTGACTGATGAAGAGCTGCAGGAGCAGATGATGAAGAGTCTGGATCTCTGTGATCCTGGTTCTGATGTGTTCCTGCTCGTCATCAACCTGGAGACCTTTGAAGAAGACGAAAGGAACATTGTTGAGAAAATAGAGGAGATCTTTAGTGTTCGAGCTTTAAAGATCACCATGGTGCTGTTCATTGGAAGAGAACTAATGTCAAAGAAAGAATGGAAGAATTTTAAATTTGGTGAAAAATTTGAGGACCTAGTCAGTAAATGTAGAGCATATCATGAGATCAATCGTAATGATGAGAGTAATCAAATTTGCATCAAAAACCTTTTAAATAAGATTGAAGAACTCATCAAACAGAATGATGAGCAGCACTTTAAGAGCAAAGTTGACTCAGTGTctcaaaaaaggaaaacaaaagaaaagaaaaaacaagtaGAAAACAGCAGAATAAAAGAGCAAGAGAAAGGGAGACAAGAACAAGCAATGCTGGAGACTTTTGAAATTAACAGTACAATGGAAGAAGGAGCAACTCTGTTTGAACCTGAAGAGTTTCAACTAAGAAAGACAACAACCAACGTATGTGAAGATACAGTTCTACAAG GAGGAAGTCAATATTGGCAGTGTGTTTTGGGctcatttgtgttcttctgctggTCGTCACACTGCAGCATATCATCTTCACAGCAGAGAGAGACTTTACTGAGTTTCTTCAAAGTCCCTTTCAAG GCTAGACCAGCCATTGCGCAACATACCACTCTACCCTCAGGTTTATATGGGAACCAGAGCTTCTAA
- the LOC127161389 gene encoding GTPase IMAP family member 9 isoform X4, giving the protein MASEGKGDSDDLRIVLLGVSGAGKSSIGNAILGREAFKESRTRESEIQTGRIEDRNISIIDTPGFFNTHLTDEELQEQMMKSLDLCDPGSDVFLLVINLETFEEDERNIVEKIEEIFSVRALKITMVLFIGRELMSKKEWKNFKFGEKFEDLVSKCRAYHEINRNDESNQICIKNLLNKIEELIKQNDEQHFKSKVDSVSQKRKTKEKKKQVENSRIKEQEKGRQEQAMLETFEINSTMEEGATLFEPEEFQLRKTTTNVCEDTVLQGGSQYWQCVLGSFVFFCWSSHCSISSSQQRETLLSFFKVPFKDFLLEDK; this is encoded by the exons ATGGCATCTGAGGGCAAAG GTGATTCAGATGATCTGAGGATAGTTCTACTGGGAGTTTCTGGTGCTGGAAAGAGTTCAATAGGAAATGCAATACTGGGTCGAGAGGCGTTTAAAGAAAGCAGAACCAGAGAGAGTGAGATACAGACAGGAAGAATAGAAGACAGAAACATCTCCATCATTGACACTCCAGGATTCTTCAACACTCACCTGACTGATGAAGAGCTGCAGGAGCAGATGATGAAGAGTCTGGATCTCTGTGATCCTGGTTCTGATGTGTTCCTGCTCGTCATCAACCTGGAGACCTTTGAAGAAGACGAAAGGAACATTGTTGAGAAAATAGAGGAGATCTTTAGTGTTCGAGCTTTAAAGATCACCATGGTGCTGTTCATTGGAAGAGAACTAATGTCAAAGAAAGAATGGAAGAATTTTAAATTTGGTGAAAAATTTGAGGACCTAGTCAGTAAATGTAGAGCATATCATGAGATCAATCGTAATGATGAGAGTAATCAAATTTGCATCAAAAACCTTTTAAATAAGATTGAAGAACTCATCAAACAGAATGATGAGCAGCACTTTAAGAGCAAAGTTGACTCAGTGTctcaaaaaaggaaaacaaaagaaaagaaaaaacaagtaGAAAACAGCAGAATAAAAGAGCAAGAGAAAGGGAGACAAGAACAAGCAATGCTGGAGACTTTTGAAATTAACAGTACAATGGAAGAAGGAGCAACTCTGTTTGAACCTGAAGAGTTTCAACTAAGAAAGACAACAACCAACGTATGTGAAGATACAGTTCTACAAG GAGGAAGTCAATATTGGCAGTGTGTTTTGGGctcatttgtgttcttctgctggTCGTCACACTGCAGCATATCATCTTCACAGCAGAGAGAGACTTTACTGAGTTTCTTCAAAGTCCCTTTCAAG GACTTCCTCTTGGAGGACAAATGA
- the LOC127161389 gene encoding GTPase IMAP family member 9 isoform X5, whose protein sequence is MASEGKGDSDDLRIVLLGVSGAGKSSIGNAILGREAFKESRTRESEIQTGRIEDRNISIIDTPGFFNTHLTDEELQEQMMKSLDLCDPGSDVFLLVINLETFEEDERNIVEKIEEIFSVRALKITMVLFIGRELMSKKEWKNFKFGEKFEDLVSKCRAYHEINRNDESNQICIKNLLNKIEELIKQNDEQHFKSKVDSVSQKRKTKEKKKQVENSRIKEQEKGRQEQAMLETFEINSTMEEGATLFEPEEFQLRKTTTNVCEDTVLQGGSQYWQCVLGSFVFFCWSSHCSISSSQQRETLLSFFKVPFKFNG, encoded by the exons ATGGCATCTGAGGGCAAAG GTGATTCAGATGATCTGAGGATAGTTCTACTGGGAGTTTCTGGTGCTGGAAAGAGTTCAATAGGAAATGCAATACTGGGTCGAGAGGCGTTTAAAGAAAGCAGAACCAGAGAGAGTGAGATACAGACAGGAAGAATAGAAGACAGAAACATCTCCATCATTGACACTCCAGGATTCTTCAACACTCACCTGACTGATGAAGAGCTGCAGGAGCAGATGATGAAGAGTCTGGATCTCTGTGATCCTGGTTCTGATGTGTTCCTGCTCGTCATCAACCTGGAGACCTTTGAAGAAGACGAAAGGAACATTGTTGAGAAAATAGAGGAGATCTTTAGTGTTCGAGCTTTAAAGATCACCATGGTGCTGTTCATTGGAAGAGAACTAATGTCAAAGAAAGAATGGAAGAATTTTAAATTTGGTGAAAAATTTGAGGACCTAGTCAGTAAATGTAGAGCATATCATGAGATCAATCGTAATGATGAGAGTAATCAAATTTGCATCAAAAACCTTTTAAATAAGATTGAAGAACTCATCAAACAGAATGATGAGCAGCACTTTAAGAGCAAAGTTGACTCAGTGTctcaaaaaaggaaaacaaaagaaaagaaaaaacaagtaGAAAACAGCAGAATAAAAGAGCAAGAGAAAGGGAGACAAGAACAAGCAATGCTGGAGACTTTTGAAATTAACAGTACAATGGAAGAAGGAGCAACTCTGTTTGAACCTGAAGAGTTTCAACTAAGAAAGACAACAACCAACGTATGTGAAGATACAGTTCTACAAG GAGGAAGTCAATATTGGCAGTGTGTTTTGGGctcatttgtgttcttctgctggTCGTCACACTGCAGCATATCATCTTCACAGCAGAGAGAGACTTTACTGAGTTTCTTCAAAGTCCCTTTCAAG TTCAATGGCTGA